From one Oscillatoria sp. FACHB-1407 genomic stretch:
- a CDS encoding DUF5340 domain-containing protein yields the protein MEPIPLPSHIHYELLLQLLERQTMHAVNHQSPIHEQVHDLIVTLRKALSQQRQLEESCQRAKLPVEYLWSLNSASTEVPPKVQT from the coding sequence ATGGAGCCAATTCCCCTCCCGTCTCACATTCATTACGAGTTACTGTTACAACTTTTAGAACGACAAACAATGCATGCGGTGAATCATCAGTCGCCGATTCACGAGCAAGTCCACGATCTAATCGTCACCCTGCGTAAGGCGTTAAGCCAACAAAGGCAGTTGGAGGAAAGTTGCCAACGGGCAAAATTACCAGTTGAGTATCTGTGGTCGCTGAATAGTGCCAGTACTGAAGTTCCGCCCAAAGTGCAGACCTAG